The Methanococcoides methylutens MM1 genome has a window encoding:
- the cfbC gene encoding Ni-sirohydrochlorin a,c-diamide reductive cyclase ATP-dependent reductase subunit, translated as MTIQKRIAIYGKGGIGKSSTASNVAAACADEGYKVMIIGCDPKSDSSITLLGGKRIPTILDLLRDGVDVKEEDVIHEGYKGVKCVEVGGPEPGIGCAGRGIIVAIQTLKKISKSLNEMDLIIYDVPGDIVCGGFVAPIRKGLVKEAYVLTSGEYMPLYAANNICRGLAKINTPLSGIICNSRSVSREEEIVTKFASEIGSELMAFIPKEQIVQDCERDGFSVMEKAPDSNVAKVYRKLAQAIMERDSSVMPEALDDERLRELTK; from the coding sequence ATGACAATACAGAAGAGAATAGCCATCTATGGAAAGGGCGGTATCGGAAAATCAAGCACCGCATCCAACGTTGCAGCTGCCTGTGCAGATGAGGGATACAAGGTAATGATCATCGGCTGTGACCCGAAGAGTGACTCATCCATTACATTGCTTGGAGGCAAGCGCATACCAACGATCCTCGACCTTCTACGTGACGGCGTCGATGTGAAAGAGGAAGACGTGATCCACGAAGGCTACAAAGGCGTAAAATGTGTCGAGGTCGGCGGACCTGAACCTGGAATAGGATGTGCAGGACGTGGGATTATCGTTGCCATCCAGACGCTCAAGAAGATATCAAAATCACTTAACGAAATGGACCTCATCATCTACGACGTCCCTGGAGATATCGTATGCGGTGGTTTTGTCGCACCTATTCGCAAGGGACTTGTGAAGGAAGCATACGTGTTGACATCCGGTGAGTACATGCCACTCTATGCAGCGAACAACATCTGCAGAGGACTTGCAAAGATCAACACCCCCTTAAGCGGAATTATCTGCAACTCCCGCAGTGTGAGCCGCGAGGAAGAGATCGTCACAAAGTTCGCATCAGAGATCGGAAGCGAGCTCATGGCATTCATCCCTAAGGAGCAGATCGTGCAGGACTGCGAAAGGGATGGTTTCTCTGTAATGGAGAAAGCACCTGACTCCAACGTAGCAAAGGTATATCGCAAACTTGCACAGGCCATCATGGAAAGGGACAGCTCTGTAATGCCGGAAGCCCTTGATGATGAGCGCCTGAGAGAACTTACAAAATAA